The following coding sequences lie in one Rhodothermales bacterium genomic window:
- the bcp gene encoding thioredoxin-dependent thiol peroxidase yields MAKAAKMPDAGDRAPAFEGITQEGNPLSLAGYRGRKVALFFYPEDDTPVCTRQACNLRDGYHRLLDAGIAVIGVSPDTTDKHDAFTAKYDLPFPLVADPDKKILNAYGVWGEKNMYGKTVVGVKRTTFLIDEKGVVAHVFKRPKVDNHATEIIEKFS; encoded by the coding sequence ATGGCAAAAGCAGCGAAGATGCCCGATGCGGGCGACAGGGCGCCGGCATTCGAAGGAATCACGCAGGAAGGAAACCCGCTCAGCCTCGCCGGCTATCGCGGGCGCAAGGTAGCGCTCTTCTTTTATCCCGAGGACGATACGCCGGTATGCACGCGCCAGGCCTGCAATCTGCGCGACGGGTATCATCGGCTTCTGGATGCCGGCATCGCGGTCATCGGCGTCTCGCCGGATACGACCGACAAGCACGACGCCTTCACGGCCAAATACGATCTGCCGTTTCCGCTCGTCGCAGATCCCGACAAAAAGATCCTCAACGCCTACGGGGTCTGGGGAGAAAAGAACATGTACGGCAAGACCGTCGTCGGCGTGAAACGAACGACCTTTCTGATCGATGAAAAAGGCGTCGTCGCGCACGTGTTCAAACGTCCGAAAGTGGACAATCACGCGACGGAGATCATCGAGAAGTTCAGCTGA
- the gatB gene encoding Asp-tRNA(Asn)/Glu-tRNA(Gln) amidotransferase subunit GatB: MRHEKYEAVIGLEVHCQLSTDSKAFSPESAAFGAEPNQHVDPVSLGHPGTLPVLNDRVVPYSVRMGLATHCAIAPRSELARKHYFYPDLPKGYQISQYDTPICANGHLDLVDPDQPDAPARRIGITRIHIEEDAGKSVHDLDVVDTLLDYNRCGVPLIEIVSEPDIRTPREAFLYLQKIRQIVRYLGICDGNMEEGSLRCDANVSVRLRGETALGTKTEIKNMNSFRNVERAIEYEIGRQIDVLESGGSIRQETLLWDAGSLETRSMRSKEFAHDYRYFPDPDLVPIVVDAERLAELAASLPELPEARRARYVEQLGLPLYDAEVLTEERAVADYFEDVLAALAPAGDAGAKTASNFVMTQVLRALNEWGIEMAAFPIEPARLAGLIRLRLDDRINSSAAQEVFDAMLASPEDAPAIAAARNLLQVSDAGALLPIVIEVLDANPKELAAYMGGKEGLIGFFVGQVMRRFPGSPDPKVVRAVIAEQVAARNV, translated from the coding sequence ATGCGACACGAAAAGTACGAGGCCGTAATCGGTCTGGAAGTTCACTGTCAGCTGTCGACCGACTCCAAGGCGTTCAGCCCGGAGTCCGCGGCCTTCGGCGCGGAGCCGAACCAGCATGTCGATCCGGTGAGTCTGGGGCATCCGGGCACGTTGCCGGTGCTGAACGACCGTGTGGTGCCGTACAGCGTTCGCATGGGCCTGGCCACTCACTGTGCCATCGCGCCGCGTTCCGAACTCGCTCGGAAACACTACTTTTATCCCGACCTCCCCAAAGGGTACCAGATTTCGCAGTACGATACGCCGATCTGCGCTAACGGGCACCTCGATCTGGTGGATCCGGATCAGCCCGACGCGCCGGCGCGCCGCATCGGCATCACCCGGATCCATATCGAAGAGGATGCCGGAAAATCCGTGCACGACCTGGATGTCGTGGATACGCTGCTCGACTACAACCGCTGCGGCGTGCCCCTCATCGAAATCGTGTCCGAGCCGGACATCCGCACGCCGCGGGAAGCCTTTCTTTATCTCCAGAAGATCCGGCAGATCGTTCGTTATCTCGGGATTTGCGACGGCAACATGGAAGAAGGCTCGCTCCGCTGCGACGCCAACGTATCGGTCCGCCTCCGGGGCGAAACGGCCCTGGGTACGAAGACCGAAATCAAAAACATGAACTCGTTCCGGAATGTCGAACGCGCCATCGAGTATGAGATCGGCCGGCAGATCGACGTCCTGGAATCGGGTGGATCGATCCGTCAGGAGACGCTGCTCTGGGATGCCGGCAGCCTGGAAACGCGGTCGATGCGCTCCAAGGAGTTCGCGCACGACTACCGCTATTTCCCCGATCCCGATCTGGTCCCCATCGTCGTGGATGCCGAGCGGCTGGCCGAACTCGCCGCCTCGCTCCCCGAACTTCCGGAGGCCCGGCGGGCGCGGTACGTCGAACAGCTGGGCCTGCCGCTCTACGATGCGGAGGTGCTCACGGAAGAACGCGCCGTGGCCGACTATTTCGAGGACGTCCTGGCTGCGCTGGCGCCCGCCGGCGATGCCGGCGCCAAGACCGCCTCGAACTTCGTGATGACGCAGGTGCTGCGCGCGCTCAACGAGTGGGGCATCGAAATGGCGGCGTTTCCGATCGAGCCGGCGCGTCTCGCGGGCCTCATCCGGCTGCGGTTGGACGACCGGATCAATTCCTCGGCGGCCCAGGAGGTGTTCGACGCGATGCTGGCGTCGCCTGAAGACGCCCCGGCCATCGCGGCGGCCCGCAACCTCCTGCAGGTGTCCGACGCCGGCGCGCTGCTGCCGATCGTGATCGAGGTGCTCGACGCCAATCCGAAGGAGCTGGCGGCCTATATGGGCGGAAAGGAAGGCCTGATCGGTTTTTTTGTCGGGCAGGTCATGCGCCGCTTCCCCGGTTCGCCGGACCCGAAAGTCGTGCGCGCGGTCATCGCAGAACAGGTTGCGGCCCGGAACGTATAG
- a CDS encoding TlpA disulfide reductase family protein, translated as MRCRGTVALLTIVAIVLAGCGDRGGARTGASAVRSHFDGKIMLSAAVDSTQDYRGFEVLIADGMPGTWDTLAYAVTGPDGQVTLDVGAPRADIFTLQISRDGSPLVRDEIVIADGDSATASITFPLGSRPILIRSRENAVLMGFKNTLATHAMAIQELQQAGETDPVRYTNRILQSAEVLWTLGEGNPGTIAGELASSQSILLLQDVDDSLLVARARTIDQENPNFQAVVESARRAEMQMNGSEAAVTLMKSFLDRVTEPGPRVAVMTELVIAYRDNLQVDDAVALAEQVKTEFQDSTVGAWADRALYDLQKLMPGMPAPDFRAVTITGDTVSLASFRGRPLLIEFYAPGQAFARELGARNAFYRADVEGADRFEILSFSLQPDQDLNAAFFEDRDIPGVHVFLTDGGAAPVVAAYNINLLPTRFLIDAEGKIVGKYVRDNAVQAFQDALSVSMRRPS; from the coding sequence ATGCGCTGTAGAGGAACGGTTGCGCTCCTCACTATTGTCGCCATCGTCCTTGCCGGCTGCGGAGATCGCGGCGGCGCTCGGACCGGGGCCTCGGCGGTCCGGAGCCATTTCGACGGCAAGATCATGCTGAGCGCCGCCGTGGACAGCACGCAAGACTACCGCGGATTCGAGGTGCTGATCGCCGACGGCATGCCGGGGACCTGGGACACGCTGGCCTATGCGGTCACCGGCCCGGATGGCCAGGTGACCCTGGATGTCGGCGCCCCGAGGGCGGACATCTTCACGCTCCAGATCAGCCGCGACGGCTCACCCCTCGTGCGCGACGAGATCGTCATCGCCGACGGCGACTCGGCGACCGCCTCCATCACATTTCCGCTCGGCAGCCGGCCCATCCTGATCCGCTCCAGGGAAAACGCGGTGTTGATGGGGTTCAAAAATACCCTGGCCACCCACGCCATGGCGATCCAGGAGTTGCAACAAGCCGGCGAAACCGACCCCGTACGTTATACCAACCGGATCCTGCAAAGCGCTGAGGTGCTGTGGACCCTCGGCGAGGGCAATCCCGGCACGATCGCCGGCGAGCTGGCCTCCTCGCAATCCATTCTGCTGCTCCAGGATGTCGACGACTCGCTGCTCGTGGCGCGGGCGCGGACGATCGATCAGGAAAATCCGAATTTCCAGGCCGTCGTGGAGTCGGCGCGGCGCGCCGAGATGCAGATGAACGGGTCCGAAGCCGCCGTCACCCTCATGAAGTCGTTTCTCGATCGCGTCACCGAGCCCGGGCCGCGCGTGGCCGTCATGACCGAGCTGGTCATCGCCTACCGGGATAACTTGCAGGTGGACGACGCCGTGGCGCTGGCGGAGCAGGTCAAGACCGAGTTTCAAGACAGCACGGTGGGCGCCTGGGCCGACCGCGCCCTGTACGATCTCCAGAAACTGATGCCCGGCATGCCGGCGCCCGATTTCCGCGCGGTCACGATCACCGGAGACACGGTGTCGCTGGCCAGCTTCAGGGGGCGGCCGCTGCTGATCGAGTTTTATGCTCCGGGGCAGGCCTTTGCCCGCGAACTCGGGGCGCGCAACGCCTTTTATCGCGCCGACGTGGAGGGTGCCGACCGGTTCGAGATCCTGTCCTTTTCCCTCCAGCCGGATCAGGACCTCAACGCGGCGTTTTTCGAAGATCGCGACATCCCCGGCGTGCACGTCTTCCTGACGGACGGCGGCGCGGCTCCGGTCGTCGCGGCGTACAACATCAATCTCCTTCCAACCCGGTTTCTGATCGACGCCGAAGGCAAGATCGTCGGAAAGTATGTGCGCGACAATGCGGTGCAGGCTTTCCAGGATGCGCTGAGCGTATCGATGCGTCGACCGAGCTGA
- the tpiA gene encoding triose-phosphate isomerase, with amino-acid sequence MFIAGNWKMNTDVSSAGALAASICDRVAAGTRTRVAVCPPYVSLESVGRTLDQKASPVKLGAQDMHFEDNGAFTGAISASMLASVGCTYVILGHSERRQFFGETDETVNRKVLKAMGAGLIPIVCIGETLEEREAGEVEEVVGRQVRAGLAGVSVDSADRLVLAYEPVWAIGTGRTASPEQAQDVHAFIRGLLINQFGEATGRAIHILYGGSMKPSNAEELLGQKDVDGGLIGGASLKADDFYGIIAAAEAVGRK; translated from the coding sequence ATGTTTATCGCCGGCAACTGGAAAATGAACACCGATGTCAGCAGCGCCGGCGCGCTGGCGGCATCGATCTGCGATCGGGTAGCCGCGGGCACGCGCACGCGCGTCGCCGTATGCCCGCCGTATGTGAGTCTGGAGTCGGTCGGGCGCACGCTCGATCAGAAGGCCTCGCCGGTGAAGCTGGGCGCGCAGGACATGCATTTCGAGGATAACGGCGCGTTTACGGGCGCCATCTCGGCCTCGATGCTCGCCTCGGTCGGCTGCACCTATGTCATCCTGGGTCACTCGGAGCGCCGTCAGTTCTTCGGCGAAACCGACGAGACGGTGAACCGCAAGGTGTTGAAGGCGATGGGCGCGGGCCTGATCCCAATCGTGTGTATCGGCGAGACGCTGGAAGAGCGCGAGGCGGGCGAGGTGGAGGAAGTCGTGGGCAGGCAGGTCCGCGCCGGTCTCGCCGGCGTATCCGTCGACAGCGCGGATCGGCTGGTGCTGGCGTACGAACCGGTATGGGCCATCGGCACCGGCCGCACGGCATCGCCGGAGCAGGCCCAGGATGTCCACGCCTTTATTCGGGGGCTGCTGATCAACCAGTTCGGCGAGGCCACGGGCCGCGCCATCCACATCCTCTACGGCGGCAGCATGAAGCCGTCCAACGCGGAAGAACTGCTGGGCCAGAAAGACGTGGATGGCGGCCTGATCGGCGGCGCCAGTCTGAAAGCCGACGACTTCTACGGCATCATCGCGGCCGCTGAGGCCGTGGGACGCAAGTAG
- a CDS encoding FmdB family zinc ribbon protein encodes MPTYTYKREDGTIFEIDQRITEAPLTTCPETGQPVKRIIRGAGGLVFKGSGFYLTDYARSGNAGGKKSASSSTTGASDASSSSTENKPASSASSPASSD; translated from the coding sequence ATGCCAACGTATACGTACAAACGTGAAGACGGGACGATCTTCGAGATCGATCAGCGGATTACGGAAGCTCCTCTTACAACCTGCCCGGAAACCGGCCAGCCCGTAAAACGGATCATCCGGGGCGCCGGCGGACTCGTGTTCAAGGGGAGCGGTTTTTACCTTACGGACTACGCCCGAAGCGGAAACGCCGGCGGGAAGAAGAGCGCCTCCTCCTCCACGACCGGCGCTTCCGATGCGTCGAGTTCTTCGACCGAAAATAAGCCGGCCAGCAGCGCCTCGTCGCCCGCCTCGAGCGACTGA